A stretch of the Haloarchaeobius salinus genome encodes the following:
- a CDS encoding VOC family protein: protein MQATLDHTMMRVEDLDASLDWYTTHLDYEEKGRWEADTFTNVFLGPEDVHEEGALLELTYNHDGRTYDHGDAWGHIAVRVEDVYDAYEELMDEGVEDYRDPDSCGGSYAFVRDPDGHEVEIVERDHGAKWSLDHTMLRVEDADAAIGWFTRKLEYGLFRREEFDDFALYFLKPADAADEAMSVELTYNYDDRTYDVGDAWGHVAVRCDDLHGTWDALMARGAEDYRDPESCNDRYAFTKTPDGQEVEIVTRD from the coding sequence ATGCAGGCGACACTCGACCACACGATGATGCGCGTGGAGGACCTCGACGCCAGCCTCGACTGGTACACCACCCACCTCGACTACGAGGAGAAGGGGCGCTGGGAGGCCGACACGTTCACCAACGTCTTCCTCGGGCCCGAGGACGTCCACGAGGAGGGCGCGCTCCTCGAACTAACCTACAACCACGACGGCCGCACCTACGACCACGGCGACGCGTGGGGCCACATCGCCGTCCGCGTCGAGGACGTCTACGACGCCTACGAGGAGCTCATGGACGAGGGCGTCGAGGACTACCGCGACCCCGACTCCTGCGGCGGTTCCTACGCGTTCGTTCGCGACCCCGACGGCCACGAGGTCGAGATCGTCGAGCGCGACCACGGCGCGAAGTGGAGCCTCGACCACACGATGCTCCGCGTCGAGGACGCCGACGCCGCCATCGGCTGGTTCACCCGCAAGCTCGAGTACGGGCTGTTCCGCCGCGAGGAGTTCGACGACTTCGCGCTCTACTTCCTGAAGCCCGCGGACGCCGCCGACGAGGCGATGAGTGTCGAACTCACCTACAACTACGACGACCGCACGTACGACGTGGGTGACGCGTGGGGTCACGTCGCGGTCCGGTGTGACGACCTCCACGGGACGTGGGACGCCCTGATGGCACGCGGTGCCGAGGACTACCGCGACCCCGAGTCCTGCAACGACCGCTACGCCTTCACCAAGACGCCCGACGGACAGGAAGTCGAGATCGTGACGCGGGACTGA
- a CDS encoding HAD hydrolase family protein, which produces MSHASPLVLDIDGTLTRPEGGIDPRVFEPVRDWPAPVVLATGKAFPYPIALCTFVAIEERVIAENGGIAHVNDEVLVHGDRQRTTAAIEAFQDAGGDLGWGDVDLVNRWRETEVAIRLDADEELLRSVAAEHGLEVVDTGYAYHLKQPDMSKGLMLERVAELMGYEPSAFVAIGDSENDVSTFERAGRSFAPSNADERALSAADVVLDGAHAEGTLAALDRLRSAE; this is translated from the coding sequence ATGAGCCACGCCTCGCCGCTCGTCCTCGACATCGACGGTACGCTCACCCGACCCGAGGGCGGCATCGACCCGCGCGTCTTCGAGCCGGTCCGCGACTGGCCCGCACCCGTCGTACTGGCGACGGGCAAGGCGTTCCCGTACCCCATCGCGCTCTGTACCTTCGTGGCCATCGAGGAACGCGTCATCGCCGAGAACGGCGGTATCGCCCACGTGAACGACGAGGTGCTGGTCCACGGTGACCGCCAGCGGACCACCGCGGCCATCGAGGCGTTCCAGGACGCCGGCGGCGACCTCGGCTGGGGCGACGTCGACCTCGTGAACCGCTGGCGCGAGACCGAGGTGGCCATCCGTCTCGACGCCGACGAGGAGCTGCTCCGCAGTGTCGCGGCCGAGCACGGCCTGGAGGTCGTCGACACGGGGTACGCCTACCACCTCAAGCAGCCCGACATGTCGAAGGGACTGATGCTCGAACGGGTCGCGGAACTCATGGGCTACGAGCCGTCGGCCTTCGTCGCCATCGGGGACTCGGAGAACGACGTCTCCACGTTCGAGCGCGCCGGCCGGAGCTTCGCGCCGTCGAACGCCGACGAGCGTGCGCTTTCGGCCGCCGACGTGGTTCTCGACGGTGCCCACGCCGAGGGGACGCTCGCCGCACTCGACCGGCTTCGCTCGGCGGAGTGA
- a CDS encoding Cdc6/Cdc18 family protein: MDIEARIRRRQRRSGEPRIVQDYDALSPVVHVEEPSGRGPVLEQLLDHLDPIFERSLPPTAYVWGDGGVGKSAVVTALFEHLDRMLTGTGSVIHTTTRARSTPAPDFVYVDARVDDSEFGLYHTVLDGLVDEQVPKQGVRTDSLRSRLMERLSGTDRAVVAVDHVDELDTLGLATLHDAFDGMDDRLSWIAVGRTPPEELSSELLPPEHIHVPPYQQHALVDLLTGRASDGLARQSFDHEQIRRVAEWAEGDAHDALTALFGAAEVATGEGHGRIHERDLGAGLDAVPRPTVALGRVLTLPENRQLVLRTLVDLPDEATTSVGEAAESVAAAPGVDLSPSTVKRYLYELAEEGITERVTTERRAESAGRPPSRLEPRFPTLVFSRLYDLQRE, encoded by the coding sequence ATGGATATCGAAGCACGAATCAGACGACGACAACGGCGCAGCGGCGAGCCCCGTATCGTCCAGGACTACGACGCCCTGTCGCCGGTCGTCCACGTCGAAGAGCCGTCGGGCCGGGGGCCGGTGCTCGAGCAACTGCTCGACCACCTCGACCCGATCTTCGAGCGGTCGCTGCCACCGACAGCCTACGTCTGGGGGGACGGGGGAGTCGGCAAGTCGGCCGTCGTCACCGCCCTGTTCGAGCACCTCGACCGGATGCTGACCGGGACCGGGAGCGTCATCCACACCACGACACGTGCCCGCTCGACGCCGGCACCCGACTTCGTCTACGTCGACGCACGGGTCGACGACAGCGAGTTCGGCCTGTACCACACGGTGCTCGACGGACTCGTCGACGAGCAGGTGCCGAAACAGGGCGTGCGGACGGACTCGCTGCGGTCGCGGCTGATGGAGCGCCTGTCCGGGACGGACCGTGCCGTCGTGGCCGTCGACCACGTCGACGAACTCGACACGCTCGGGTTGGCGACGCTCCACGATGCGTTCGACGGGATGGACGACCGACTCAGCTGGATCGCGGTCGGGCGGACCCCGCCCGAGGAGCTCTCGAGCGAACTGCTGCCGCCAGAGCACATCCACGTGCCGCCGTACCAGCAGCACGCGCTCGTCGACCTGCTGACCGGCAGAGCCTCGGACGGACTCGCCCGCCAGTCGTTCGACCACGAACAGATCAGGCGCGTCGCGGAGTGGGCGGAGGGGGACGCCCACGACGCGCTCACCGCGCTGTTCGGGGCCGCGGAGGTCGCGACGGGCGAGGGACACGGGCGCATCCACGAGCGCGACCTCGGGGCCGGTCTCGACGCGGTTCCCCGGCCGACGGTCGCGCTCGGACGCGTGTTGACGCTGCCGGAGAACAGACAGCTGGTGCTGCGGACGCTGGTCGACCTGCCCGACGAGGCCACGACATCGGTGGGGGAGGCGGCGGAGTCAGTCGCCGCGGCACCGGGTGTCGACCTCTCGCCCTCGACGGTGAAACGGTACCTGTACGAGCTGGCGGAGGAGGGTATCACGGAGCGCGTGACGACGGAACGCCGGGCGGAGAGCGCGGGCCGGCCGCCCAGTCGGCTCGAACCGCGGTTCCCGACGCTCGTGTTCAGTCGACTGTACGACCTGCAACGCGAGTGA
- a CDS encoding OBG GTPase family GTP-binding protein, with protein sequence MGLEEEIEAIEEEIANTPYNKSTEAHIGRLKSKLAQKKEKLENQSGSGGGQGYAVEKHGDASVALVGFPSVGKSTLINAMTNADSETGEYEFTTLTVNPGMVDINGAHIQLLDVPGLIEGAADGRGGGKEVLSVVRSADLLVFMLSVFEIEQYDRLRTELYNNKIRIDQTPPRVTIRKKIKDGIKVTSTVDQPMDDDTIKQVLREHGYVNADINLGEELDIDRLIDGIMDNRVYTPSIVTINKTDLIEPSYKEQVDEELRKRDIDPEEATFISAVEEKGLDALKERIWEQLGLIRVYMDKPGRGVDWEEPLVVPEGATIEDALSKLGGDFEDRFRFARIRGPSAKHDGQQVGEDHVLEDEDVLKLVLRK encoded by the coding sequence ATGGGGCTCGAAGAGGAGATCGAGGCGATCGAGGAGGAGATAGCCAACACGCCCTACAACAAGTCCACCGAGGCCCACATCGGGCGACTGAAGTCGAAGCTCGCCCAGAAGAAGGAGAAGCTGGAGAACCAGTCGGGCAGCGGCGGCGGGCAGGGCTACGCGGTCGAGAAACACGGCGACGCCTCGGTCGCACTCGTCGGCTTCCCCAGCGTGGGCAAGTCGACGCTCATCAACGCGATGACGAACGCCGACTCGGAGACCGGCGAGTACGAGTTCACCACGCTGACGGTCAACCCCGGTATGGTCGACATCAACGGCGCACACATCCAGCTGCTCGACGTGCCCGGTCTCATCGAGGGTGCGGCGGACGGTCGCGGTGGCGGGAAGGAAGTCCTCTCCGTCGTTCGAAGCGCCGACCTCCTCGTGTTCATGCTCTCCGTGTTCGAGATCGAGCAGTACGACCGACTTCGCACGGAGCTGTACAACAACAAGATCCGGATCGACCAGACGCCCCCACGGGTCACCATCCGCAAGAAGATCAAGGACGGCATCAAGGTGACCTCGACCGTCGACCAGCCGATGGACGACGACACCATCAAACAGGTCCTGCGCGAGCACGGCTACGTCAACGCCGACATCAACCTCGGCGAGGAGCTCGACATCGACCGGCTCATCGACGGCATCATGGACAACCGGGTGTACACGCCCTCCATCGTGACCATCAACAAGACCGACCTCATCGAGCCCTCCTACAAGGAACAGGTCGACGAGGAGCTGCGGAAGCGCGACATCGACCCCGAGGAGGCGACGTTCATCTCCGCCGTGGAGGAGAAGGGCCTCGACGCGCTGAAAGAGCGCATCTGGGAGCAGCTCGGTCTCATCCGGGTCTACATGGACAAACCCGGCCGCGGCGTCGACTGGGAGGAACCCCTCGTCGTGCCCGAGGGCGCGACCATCGAGGACGCCCTCTCGAAGCTCGGCGGCGACTTCGAGGACCGCTTCCGGTTCGCCCGTATCCGCGGCCCGAGCGCGAAACACGACGGCCAGCAGGTCGGCGAGGATCACGTGCTCGAGGACGAGGACGTGCTGAAGCTCGTGCTGCGCAAGTAG
- a CDS encoding VNG_1110C family protein produces the protein MPNPAQLRDSTQIVLPAGTPAELRDRLAEEFVLTMLEEGDTYRFVGSPVEIDRASDYLVRQGVPIA, from the coding sequence ATGCCGAACCCGGCCCAGTTGCGCGACAGCACGCAGATCGTCCTCCCCGCGGGGACGCCGGCGGAGCTGCGGGACCGCCTCGCTGAGGAGTTCGTGCTGACGATGCTGGAGGAGGGCGACACCTACCGGTTCGTCGGCAGCCCGGTCGAGATCGACCGCGCCAGCGACTACCTCGTCAGGCAGGGCGTTCCCATCGCCTGA
- a CDS encoding DUF7827 domain-containing protein: MTGTKTKIRGLFLAALMITSVFAGVVAFSGSVAAANASDYDAEIDEGQGYWSGQTLAETDDFAQGESVVLEQQQSNGNWQFLTYVDVDSDDDVVIETGDYETGDYRLRQESGDNTVTNFTLREQTVTASADPVEVENDGAANQSTLTITSNRPSWGLVIANDDLTPDEINATFPSVSGTAVDWDGDGSADADDEADAFEITSKTYDTNEDLVGNFTGAATGSYDFEFAANDTGVSDTATVNVSEPATGTVGLGSNLYTDELGDTAQITVTLDETSQGIVRFGSASDNYQANITVTDGNGDGEVVVNVNTFLMGTGDSETFTVANEDDSISNEQYGSLGGSLIATGGYNVEVATGTNYNVNSQNVGTFDIQPRSTNALNTWTAPDAASLSGATAEDVAALVEDGTITEDDTVAKGDYIIHELDATGLEGVVASDSNGFFGVLNDNGATYNVSLTVTEVEPERNQPRRTVDINSSNTAVVAGEDVYYLVTHTDDISAMPAHGEYTAEFMIAEESPLASADEAVNTTWELAEGAIEIDANDDDEVIVSAEDEQTISGESTYAPGTELNIRVNGQDEGVAFLKPATATVQEDGTWSTSVNFSDIAAGSEFTVNVNNGAATADGSVEEATAPAAFEVSDLSAPGTATVGDEVTATATVANTGGEEGTTTVEFTFGGDVVDSQEVTLASGESTTVEFSVTADVEAGTYTHGISAGDSSQTAEITVEAQQTATPTATPTATPTATPTATPTATPTATPTDAPTDDPTETDDGDDGGQPGFGIGVALVALMGAALLALRRQN, translated from the coding sequence ATGACAGGAACCAAAACAAAGATCCGTGGCCTCTTCCTGGCTGCGCTGATGATTACGTCCGTCTTCGCGGGCGTAGTAGCGTTCTCGGGAAGTGTCGCCGCGGCAAATGCATCCGACTACGATGCCGAGATTGACGAGGGCCAGGGCTACTGGTCCGGTCAGACTCTGGCAGAGACCGACGACTTCGCACAGGGCGAAAGCGTCGTCCTCGAACAGCAGCAGAGCAACGGTAACTGGCAATTCCTGACGTACGTGGACGTCGACTCCGATGACGACGTCGTCATCGAGACTGGCGACTACGAGACGGGCGACTACCGTCTGCGTCAGGAGTCCGGTGACAACACCGTCACCAACTTCACCCTGCGCGAGCAGACCGTGACCGCATCCGCGGACCCGGTCGAAGTTGAGAACGACGGTGCCGCCAACCAGTCCACCCTCACGATTACCTCGAACCGCCCGAGCTGGGGCCTCGTCATCGCGAACGACGACCTCACGCCGGACGAGATCAACGCCACCTTCCCGAGCGTCTCGGGTACGGCCGTTGACTGGGACGGCGACGGCTCGGCTGACGCCGACGACGAAGCCGACGCGTTCGAGATCACGAGCAAGACGTACGACACCAACGAGGACCTCGTCGGTAACTTCACCGGCGCCGCCACTGGCTCGTACGACTTCGAGTTCGCTGCGAACGACACCGGTGTCTCGGACACCGCGACGGTCAACGTCAGCGAGCCCGCGACCGGCACTGTCGGTCTCGGCAGCAACCTCTACACCGACGAGCTCGGTGACACCGCACAGATCACCGTCACGCTCGACGAGACCTCTCAGGGTATCGTTCGCTTCGGTAGCGCGTCCGACAACTATCAGGCGAACATCACTGTCACCGACGGTAACGGTGACGGTGAGGTCGTCGTCAACGTGAACACCTTCCTCATGGGCACCGGTGACTCCGAAACGTTCACCGTCGCCAACGAGGACGACTCCATCAGCAACGAGCAGTACGGTAGCCTCGGTGGCTCCCTGATTGCAACTGGTGGCTACAACGTCGAGGTCGCGACTGGCACGAACTACAACGTCAACTCGCAGAACGTCGGTACGTTCGACATCCAGCCGCGCTCGACCAACGCGCTCAACACCTGGACCGCTCCCGACGCTGCAAGCCTCTCCGGTGCAACCGCTGAGGACGTGGCAGCACTCGTCGAGGATGGCACCATCACCGAGGATGACACGGTCGCGAAGGGCGACTACATCATCCACGAGCTCGACGCAACGGGCCTCGAGGGTGTCGTCGCGAGCGACTCCAACGGCTTCTTCGGCGTCCTGAACGACAACGGCGCCACCTACAACGTGTCCCTCACGGTCACGGAAGTCGAGCCGGAGCGCAACCAGCCGCGCCGCACCGTCGACATCAACAGCTCGAACACCGCCGTCGTCGCTGGTGAGGACGTCTACTACCTCGTCACCCACACGGACGACATCTCCGCGATGCCCGCTCACGGCGAGTACACGGCCGAGTTCATGATCGCAGAGGAGAGCCCGCTGGCCTCCGCTGACGAAGCAGTGAACACGACCTGGGAGCTCGCAGAGGGCGCAATCGAGATCGACGCGAACGACGATGACGAGGTCATCGTCTCCGCCGAGGATGAGCAGACCATCTCCGGCGAGTCGACCTACGCACCCGGCACGGAACTCAACATCCGCGTCAACGGTCAGGACGAGGGCGTCGCCTTCCTGAAGCCGGCAACGGCAACGGTTCAGGAGGACGGCACCTGGTCCACCAGCGTCAACTTCAGCGACATCGCAGCTGGCAGCGAGTTCACGGTCAACGTGAACAACGGTGCCGCAACGGCTGACGGCTCCGTCGAGGAGGCAACCGCACCGGCCGCGTTCGAGGTCTCCGACCTCAGCGCACCCGGTACGGCGACCGTCGGTGACGAAGTGACCGCCACGGCCACCGTCGCGAACACCGGTGGCGAGGAAGGCACGACGACCGTCGAGTTCACCTTCGGCGGTGACGTCGTCGACTCCCAGGAGGTCACGCTCGCATCCGGCGAGTCCACGACCGTCGAGTTCAGCGTCACGGCTGACGTCGAGGCAGGTACCTACACGCACGGTATCTCCGCAGGCGACTCCAGCCAGACCGCTGAGATAACGGTCGAGGCGCAGCAGACGGCGACCCCGACGGCGACCCCGACGGCGACCCCGACGGCAACCCCGACGGCAACCCCGACGGCGACCCCGACGGCGACCCCGACGGACGCGCCGACGGACGACCCGACCGAGACTGACGACGGCGATGACGGTGGTCAGCCCGGCTTCGGTATCGGTGTCGCACTCGTCGCTCTGATGGGCGCAGCGCTCCTCGCGCTCCGCCGTC